One genomic segment of Amycolatopsis sp. Hca4 includes these proteins:
- a CDS encoding NAD(P)/FAD-dependent oxidoreductase translates to MSGRSHVIIAGAGIGGLCLAHGLRRHGIDVTVYERDTGPDERWAGYRLHLTGQANRALHACLPLETYLAILDSASRPLDAFRILDEHLEELLVSPTEADPALLVDDDTLIGRRPLRRLLLRGLEDVVRWGRAVERYRLLPGNRVAVDLADGTTDEGTLLVGADGRASAVRRQLLPHAEPEAWDVACVAGTTPLEAAVAAGVPAAMVDGAGFAIGPAGHNMFFSGHDPAGRSRPDLPPGGGPREPDDAYLLWSVGAPSAEWPEDPRTSDGNLGEAARGMVADWHPAAGQLIAAADPHSLSPLTFWVAPEIEPWQTQPTVTLLGDAVHVMPRPAASARARPCATRPRSPRRWRCASRAWAVRCRRSPRTNGKCASEARRRSARRWRTSSGRNASTARCRSGWASSA, encoded by the coding sequence ATGTCCGGACGCAGCCACGTGATCATCGCCGGCGCCGGCATCGGCGGGCTCTGCCTGGCGCACGGCCTGCGCCGGCACGGGATCGACGTCACGGTGTACGAACGCGACACCGGCCCCGACGAACGGTGGGCGGGGTACCGCCTGCACCTCACCGGGCAGGCCAACCGCGCGCTGCACGCGTGCCTGCCGCTGGAGACCTACCTGGCGATCCTCGACAGCGCGTCCCGGCCGCTGGACGCCTTCCGCATCCTCGACGAGCACCTCGAAGAACTGCTGGTGTCGCCGACCGAGGCCGACCCGGCGCTGCTGGTGGACGACGACACGCTGATCGGCCGCCGCCCGCTGCGGCGGCTGCTCCTGCGCGGCCTCGAGGACGTGGTCCGGTGGGGCCGGGCCGTCGAGCGGTACCGGCTGCTGCCCGGCAACCGCGTCGCCGTCGACCTCGCGGACGGCACGACCGACGAGGGCACGCTGCTGGTCGGCGCGGACGGCCGGGCGTCGGCGGTGCGCCGCCAGCTGCTGCCGCACGCCGAACCCGAGGCGTGGGACGTCGCCTGCGTCGCGGGGACGACCCCGCTCGAGGCGGCCGTCGCCGCGGGTGTCCCGGCGGCGATGGTCGACGGGGCCGGGTTCGCGATCGGCCCGGCCGGGCACAACATGTTCTTCTCCGGCCACGACCCCGCCGGGCGCAGCCGTCCCGACCTCCCGCCGGGCGGCGGCCCCCGGGAGCCGGACGACGCCTACCTCCTCTGGTCGGTGGGCGCGCCGTCGGCCGAATGGCCCGAGGATCCCCGCACGAGCGACGGGAACCTCGGCGAGGCGGCCCGGGGGATGGTGGCGGACTGGCACCCGGCCGCCGGGCAGCTGATCGCCGCTGCGGACCCGCATTCGTTGTCCCCCTTGACGTTCTGGGTGGCGCCGGAGATCGAGCCGTGGCAGACCCAGCCGACGGTGACCCTGCTCGGCGACGCCGTGCACGTGATGCCCCGACCGGCGGCATCGGCGCGAGCACGGCCCTGCGCGACGCGGCCGCGCTCACCGAGACGCTGGCGTTGTGCGAGCAGGGCCTGGGCCGTCCGGTGCCGGCGATCGCCGCGTACGAACGGGAAATGCGCGAGCGAGGCCAGGAGGCGATCCGCGCGTCGGTGGCGAACCTCCAGTGGGCGCAACGCCTCGACGGCCCGGTGTCGTTCCGGCTGGGCAAGTTCGGCCTGA
- a CDS encoding MarR family winged helix-turn-helix transcriptional regulator has translation MPNAEHPVRTGKAPVWTDSDIDGLAGWNVIRAYLAFVPRMAQALAPAELSPAQFGILVQIDNSPGIAQGALARRCLVTPQSMGEALLPLEALGLIVRGERPGRGHPIPVHITDAGRRLVRKATKAVLEVNTPAAMGLTAAEQRTLVQLLRKVVGTLVP, from the coding sequence GTGCCCAACGCAGAACATCCGGTCCGCACCGGCAAAGCGCCGGTGTGGACCGACAGCGACATCGACGGCCTGGCCGGCTGGAACGTCATCCGCGCCTACCTCGCCTTCGTCCCGCGCATGGCACAGGCACTCGCCCCCGCCGAGCTTTCCCCGGCCCAGTTCGGGATACTCGTGCAGATCGACAACAGCCCCGGGATCGCCCAGGGCGCGCTGGCACGCCGATGCCTGGTGACGCCGCAGAGCATGGGCGAGGCCCTGCTCCCGCTGGAGGCGCTCGGCCTGATCGTGCGCGGCGAACGCCCGGGCCGCGGCCACCCGATCCCGGTGCACATCACCGACGCCGGCCGCCGGCTCGTCCGGAAGGCGACGAAGGCGGTGCTGGAGGTCAACACCCCGGCGGCGATGGGGCTGACGGCGGCCGAGCAGCGGACCCTGGTCCAACTGCTGCGCAAGGTGGTCGGCACGCTGGTGCCCTGA
- a CDS encoding MerR family transcriptional regulator, with translation MDVDGVSGREPRAGGSWTPGKVAELLGVSPVTLRTWAARYGVGPTLRDDGRHRRYSDADVRRLQYMQRLIDRGMRAREAAAAAFSGADETVPEVSVDRHIEELERAAEGLEFASLAALLDETLDALGPAAAWTEVFVPVLHHLGGRWLRGDVCFESEWALTGEISLALQRYSAGFANTPPGRLVLLACCPEERHSLPMEVLRAALVEVGIPAVYLGQMVPAETTIAIASKLDPVVVFLWSMSANTVDDLLVQRLRRRGFDTATAGPGWENLTERDVPFVNDLPGALELATERLKA, from the coding sequence ATGGACGTCGACGGGGTGAGTGGCCGGGAACCCCGGGCCGGGGGTTCGTGGACGCCGGGCAAGGTCGCCGAACTGCTCGGCGTCTCGCCCGTGACCCTGCGCACCTGGGCCGCGCGCTACGGGGTCGGGCCGACGCTGCGCGACGACGGACGGCACCGGCGCTACTCCGACGCCGACGTCCGCCGCCTGCAGTACATGCAGCGGCTCATCGACCGCGGCATGCGGGCCAGGGAAGCCGCCGCGGCGGCGTTCTCCGGCGCCGACGAGACGGTGCCCGAGGTGTCGGTCGACCGGCACATCGAAGAGCTCGAGCGGGCCGCGGAAGGCCTCGAATTCGCCTCCCTGGCCGCGTTGCTGGACGAAACGCTGGACGCGCTCGGCCCGGCCGCGGCGTGGACCGAGGTGTTCGTCCCGGTGCTGCACCACCTCGGCGGCCGCTGGCTGCGCGGTGATGTCTGCTTCGAGTCCGAATGGGCGCTGACCGGCGAGATTTCGCTGGCCCTGCAGCGCTACAGCGCGGGGTTCGCCAACACCCCGCCCGGCCGGCTGGTGCTGCTGGCCTGCTGCCCGGAGGAGCGGCACAGTCTGCCGATGGAGGTGCTGCGGGCCGCGCTGGTGGAGGTCGGCATCCCGGCGGTGTACCTGGGGCAGATGGTGCCGGCCGAGACCACCATCGCGATCGCCTCCAAGCTGGATCCGGTCGTGGTGTTCCTGTGGTCGATGTCCGCCAACACCGTCGACGACCTGCTGGTCCAGCGGTTGCGCCGTCGTGGCTTCGACACCGCCACGGCCGGCCCGGGCTGGGAGAACCTCACCGAGCGGGACGTCCCGTTCGTCAACGACCTGCCCGGCGCCCTCGAGCTGGCCACCGAACGCCTGAAGGCGTGA
- a CDS encoding glycosyltransferase — translation MTRVLAFTSSGLGHLFPMVPSLWAARCAGATVLVGATGPAVAGAVSAGLPAVDLLPGGTDELAAIRMSFLRRMPGAAEAERFDLAMQLFAALADRVADAAVALGRAWRPDVVVHTALQPVGPLVAAVLGVPSVEHGFQLTGVARTQDRMAPHLAEACRRHGVAGLADPDEALDVCPPSMYPGGPTGLVLGYRPYSGARVLDPGGFAARPGRRRALVTLGTTAEHGELAPLLLRALARHDLDVLVAGDLPPGTDPGSVLAHGWLPLEAVLPGCDVLVHHGGAGSTLAALARGVPQVIVSREADHAFNGDAVTRRGAGVFAVPEGGDTGVLDDALDHVLHDPRPAKTARDVADEIAGLPGPEQVVPNLLAELTAARKEPA, via the coding sequence GTGACCCGCGTTCTCGCCTTCACCTCCTCGGGCCTCGGGCACCTGTTCCCGATGGTGCCCAGCCTGTGGGCGGCGCGCTGCGCGGGCGCGACGGTGCTCGTCGGCGCGACCGGGCCCGCGGTGGCCGGGGCGGTGTCCGCCGGGCTCCCGGCCGTCGACCTGCTGCCGGGCGGGACGGACGAGCTGGCCGCGATCCGGATGTCGTTCCTGCGCCGGATGCCCGGTGCCGCGGAGGCCGAGCGGTTCGACCTCGCGATGCAGTTGTTCGCGGCACTGGCCGACCGGGTCGCCGACGCGGCCGTCGCGCTCGGCCGGGCGTGGCGGCCGGACGTCGTCGTGCACACCGCGCTGCAGCCGGTCGGCCCGCTGGTGGCCGCGGTGCTCGGCGTGCCGTCGGTCGAGCACGGGTTCCAGCTCACCGGTGTGGCCCGGACGCAGGACCGGATGGCCCCGCACCTGGCCGAGGCGTGCCGCCGGCACGGCGTCGCCGGGCTGGCCGACCCCGACGAGGCCCTCGACGTCTGCCCGCCGAGCATGTACCCGGGCGGGCCGACCGGCCTGGTGCTCGGCTACCGGCCCTACAGCGGCGCCCGGGTGCTCGACCCGGGCGGGTTCGCCGCCCGGCCGGGCCGCCGGCGCGCGCTGGTCACCCTGGGCACGACCGCCGAGCACGGCGAGCTCGCCCCGCTGCTGCTGCGGGCACTGGCCCGGCACGACCTCGACGTGCTGGTCGCCGGCGACCTCCCGCCCGGCACGGACCCGGGTTCGGTGCTCGCCCACGGCTGGCTGCCGCTGGAAGCCGTGCTGCCCGGCTGCGACGTCCTGGTCCACCACGGCGGGGCCGGCTCGACCCTGGCCGCGCTCGCCCGCGGGGTGCCGCAGGTGATCGTCTCGCGCGAAGCGGACCACGCGTTCAACGGCGACGCGGTCACCCGCCGGGGCGCGGGCGTGTTCGCCGTGCCCGAAGGCGGCGACACCGGCGTGCTCGACGACGCGCTCGACCACGTCCTCCACGACCCGCGGCCGGCCAAGACGGCGCGGGACGTCGCCGACGAGATCGCCGGCCTGCCCGGCCCCGAGCAGGTGGTGCCGAACCTCCTGGCCGAACTCACCGCCGCCCGGAAGGAACCCGCATGA
- a CDS encoding DUF5914 domain-containing protein encodes MDLKRQVIERWPARWPVQPFREPAWARQEPTYAECSPALIEAAVKRAGARPSGNWFVFAAAREIRADRPFGVRVGGRELVAWRGPDGALQIGPGACPHLGAPLEQARVHCGELVCRWHGLRVGPDRPGWTALPAHDDGVLAWVRLDRIGGEQPTDRPIVPDRPVGTTVDAVATLTGVCEPEDVVANRLDPWHGAWFHPYSFARLRVLSAPQGVDVAEAEDRFVVEVTFRLAGKLGVPVVAEFTCPGPRTVLMTIVDGEGAGSVVETHATPLGPGPDGRPRTAVIEATIAASDRPGFAAAARLAPALRPLMRRAAARLWRDDLAYAERRYALRGDHR; translated from the coding sequence GTGGATCTCAAGCGGCAGGTGATCGAGCGCTGGCCGGCGCGGTGGCCGGTGCAGCCGTTCCGGGAGCCGGCCTGGGCTCGCCAGGAACCCACCTACGCGGAGTGCAGCCCCGCCCTGATCGAGGCGGCGGTCAAGCGGGCCGGTGCCCGGCCGTCGGGCAACTGGTTCGTCTTCGCCGCCGCCCGGGAAATCCGGGCCGACCGGCCGTTCGGTGTGCGGGTGGGCGGCCGGGAGCTGGTCGCCTGGCGCGGGCCGGACGGCGCACTGCAGATCGGCCCGGGCGCCTGCCCGCACCTCGGCGCGCCGCTGGAGCAGGCGCGGGTGCACTGCGGGGAGCTGGTCTGCCGCTGGCACGGCCTGCGCGTCGGCCCGGACCGTCCCGGGTGGACGGCGCTGCCGGCCCACGACGACGGCGTGCTGGCGTGGGTCCGCCTCGACCGGATCGGCGGCGAGCAGCCCACCGACCGGCCGATCGTGCCGGACCGCCCGGTGGGGACCACGGTCGACGCCGTGGCCACGCTGACCGGGGTCTGCGAGCCGGAAGACGTCGTCGCCAACCGGCTCGACCCGTGGCACGGCGCGTGGTTCCACCCGTACTCGTTCGCGCGGCTGCGCGTGCTCTCGGCGCCGCAGGGGGTCGACGTCGCGGAGGCCGAGGACCGGTTCGTCGTCGAGGTGACGTTCCGGCTGGCCGGGAAGCTCGGCGTCCCGGTGGTCGCCGAGTTCACCTGCCCCGGCCCGCGCACGGTGCTGATGACCATTGTGGACGGTGAGGGGGCGGGCAGCGTGGTCGAGACGCACGCCACCCCGCTCGGCCCCGGACCCGACGGCCGCCCGCGCACCGCGGTGATCGAGGCGACGATCGCCGCGTCCGACCGGCCGGGGTTCGCCGCGGCGGCTCGGCTGGCCCCGGCGTTGCGGCCGCTCATGCGCCGGGCCGCGGCCCGGTTGTGGCGGGACGATCTCGCGTACGCCGAACGGCGTTACGCGCTGCGAGGGGATCACCGCTGA
- a CDS encoding polyprenyl synthetase family protein, whose translation MRITTAAPELAPATWLGDIRAGSRAAALEFVEARCAELFTGRREGALATTALPSYVSGGKFLRSAFAFVGWRCGRDGSDAALRAAASLELLHCFALAQDDVMDGSPLRRGAPTLHTQFATWHEGQGWRGDPGRFGESAAVLSGDLFLVWSEQLLRESGLAAAELARGWPVYDAMRAELAVGQLGDLVNDARSVPSWASVLDVLRRKSGNYTVRRPLEFGAALAGCAPAVSALLGSYGTHIGEAFQFRDDLLGVFGDPAVTGKPVGDDLREHKATSVVVLARELATPAQRRDLAAFDRLRAIDDAAVRRWQDVIEATGAREKLEELITARVAAAHEIVDRLAVPAEPRSALSLLALRCTDRIR comes from the coding sequence ATGAGGATCACCACGGCCGCCCCCGAGCTCGCTCCTGCGACGTGGCTCGGCGACATCCGGGCCGGCAGCCGGGCCGCCGCGCTCGAGTTCGTCGAAGCGCGGTGTGCCGAGCTGTTCACCGGCCGGCGGGAGGGCGCGCTCGCCACCACCGCCCTGCCGTCCTATGTGTCCGGCGGGAAGTTCCTGCGGTCCGCCTTCGCCTTCGTCGGCTGGCGCTGCGGGCGCGACGGCTCGGACGCCGCCCTGCGGGCCGCCGCCAGTCTCGAACTGCTGCACTGCTTCGCGCTCGCGCAGGACGACGTCATGGACGGCTCGCCGCTGCGACGCGGGGCTCCGACCCTGCACACCCAGTTCGCCACCTGGCACGAGGGCCAGGGCTGGCGCGGCGACCCCGGCCGGTTCGGCGAGTCGGCCGCGGTGCTCTCCGGCGACCTGTTCCTCGTCTGGTCCGAGCAGCTGCTGCGCGAATCCGGCCTGGCCGCCGCCGAGCTGGCGCGCGGGTGGCCGGTGTACGACGCCATGCGCGCCGAGCTCGCCGTCGGGCAGCTCGGTGACCTGGTGAACGACGCGCGGTCGGTGCCCAGCTGGGCGTCCGTGCTCGACGTGCTGCGCCGCAAGTCCGGCAACTACACCGTCCGCCGCCCGCTCGAGTTCGGCGCGGCGCTGGCAGGCTGCGCGCCCGCGGTGTCGGCGCTGCTCGGCAGCTACGGCACGCACATCGGCGAGGCCTTCCAGTTCCGCGACGACCTGCTCGGCGTGTTCGGCGACCCGGCGGTCACCGGCAAGCCGGTGGGCGACGACCTGCGCGAGCACAAGGCGACCAGCGTGGTCGTGCTCGCCCGGGAGCTCGCCACCCCGGCCCAGCGCCGGGACCTCGCGGCCTTCGACCGGCTGCGGGCCATCGACGACGCGGCCGTGCGGCGCTGGCAGGACGTCATCGAGGCGACCGGAGCGCGGGAAAAGCTCGAAGAACTGATCACGGCCCGGGTCGCCGCGGCGCACGAGATCGTCGACCGGCTGGCCGTCCCGGCCGAACCCCGGTCGGCGCTGTCCCTGCTGGCCCTGCGGTGCACCGACCGGATCCGGTAG
- a CDS encoding YhjD/YihY/BrkB family envelope integrity protein gives MSGRDVARRAGAVLRDAGRELRGRDLSLWAAGVTFFAVLAVVPLALVALRGAAFLGSPAFVRHGVSRWVDALPPGHGPGPALQALTTAALGTPWTALLVTLLPATFYGEGLLRGLVQVAGQPAGALVGWRGRLMFVPVLVLSPTLAIAPLATADTVAGFYARGGWATFWGITLSFHIDWLIIAAVTAIVFAGSAPRGVRRGPLVVGALAVAAVLAGFFHGFLLFLAIPLDWSVPFGGLAAVGAVSALLLWLYLLHVLLLLGYRLALSAERTRLGAEEPAENDAEASENPGRSCRSGRATG, from the coding sequence GTGAGCGGCCGGGACGTGGCCCGCCGGGCGGGCGCCGTCCTGCGGGACGCCGGCCGGGAGCTGCGCGGCCGGGACCTGTCCCTGTGGGCCGCCGGTGTCACCTTCTTCGCCGTCCTGGCCGTGGTCCCGCTGGCGCTCGTCGCCCTGCGGGGCGCGGCGTTCCTCGGGTCGCCGGCGTTCGTCCGGCACGGCGTTTCGCGCTGGGTCGACGCGCTGCCGCCCGGCCACGGGCCCGGACCGGCGCTGCAGGCCCTGACCACGGCCGCGCTCGGGACGCCGTGGACCGCGCTGCTGGTCACCCTGCTGCCGGCCACCTTCTACGGCGAAGGCCTGCTGCGCGGCCTCGTCCAGGTGGCCGGGCAGCCCGCCGGGGCGCTCGTCGGCTGGCGCGGGCGGCTGATGTTCGTGCCCGTGCTCGTCCTCAGCCCGACCCTGGCGATCGCGCCGCTGGCCACCGCCGACACGGTGGCCGGCTTCTACGCGCGCGGCGGCTGGGCGACGTTCTGGGGCATCACGCTGTCGTTCCACATCGACTGGCTGATCATCGCGGCGGTGACCGCGATCGTCTTCGCCGGCAGCGCCCCGCGCGGGGTGCGCCGGGGGCCGCTGGTGGTGGGCGCGCTCGCCGTGGCCGCCGTGCTGGCGGGGTTCTTCCACGGGTTCCTCCTGTTCCTGGCCATCCCGCTGGACTGGAGCGTGCCGTTCGGCGGCCTGGCGGCGGTCGGTGCGGTCTCGGCGTTGCTCCTGTGGCTCTACCTGCTCCACGTGCTGCTCCTGCTCGGCTACCGGCTGGCCCTCAGCGCCGAGCGCACCCGGCTCGGTGCCGAGGAGCCCGCGGAAAACGATGCAGAAGCGAGCGAGAATCCCGGCCGTTCCTGCAGGTCTGGCCGAGCCACCGGCTGA
- a CDS encoding acyl-CoA dehydrogenase family protein: MTATETVRTPEQLLGDARRIARDLVGGEAATERARTPSRTAVEALREAGLFSLTLPRVLGGSETDPATVLSVVEEISWADPSVGWTLMIGQASGFLGWGSAELGRRVVAERPDPLIACALAPMGEGTILPATEAEGEDGPVYRLDGRWAINSGCRHADWFIAAFAKKEPGVDSPQWGEDVVRFAVLPASEVKVLDTWHVLGLRGSGSDDVEIRGVEVPHSMTFSPFFEPGEHEGPLYRLSYFAFLMMMMGGFSVGLARRAVEEFRALPEADLADTAAQVEFWRLDNERLAARCLLHEAAARVWDEVTTAGSARPETRARFAGAVQHSQRVAERVVDGAYRLAGAAALRDEHPLQRLWRDVHAAGAHLAFGLVTERRMARVCYLGDHSMQYMI, encoded by the coding sequence ATGACCGCAACGGAAACGGTGCGCACCCCCGAGCAGCTCCTCGGCGACGCCCGCCGGATCGCCCGGGACCTCGTCGGCGGCGAAGCGGCGACCGAACGCGCGCGGACCCCGAGCCGAACCGCGGTGGAGGCCCTGCGCGAAGCGGGCCTCTTCTCGCTGACGCTGCCCCGGGTGCTCGGCGGTTCGGAGACCGACCCGGCCACCGTCCTCTCGGTCGTCGAGGAGATTTCGTGGGCCGACCCGTCGGTGGGCTGGACGCTGATGATCGGCCAGGCGTCCGGGTTCCTCGGCTGGGGCTCGGCCGAACTGGGCCGCCGGGTGGTGGCCGAGCGCCCGGACCCGCTGATCGCGTGCGCGCTGGCGCCGATGGGCGAGGGCACGATCCTGCCGGCGACCGAAGCCGAGGGCGAGGACGGTCCGGTCTACCGGCTCGACGGCCGGTGGGCGATCAACTCCGGGTGCCGCCACGCGGACTGGTTCATCGCGGCCTTCGCCAAGAAGGAACCCGGCGTCGACTCCCCGCAGTGGGGCGAGGACGTAGTGCGCTTCGCGGTGCTGCCGGCCAGCGAGGTGAAGGTGCTCGACACCTGGCACGTGCTGGGGCTGCGGGGTTCGGGCAGCGACGACGTCGAGATCCGCGGCGTCGAGGTGCCGCACTCGATGACGTTCAGCCCGTTCTTCGAGCCGGGCGAGCACGAGGGGCCGCTGTACCGGCTGTCGTACTTCGCGTTCCTCATGATGATGATGGGCGGGTTCTCGGTCGGCCTGGCCCGGCGCGCGGTCGAGGAGTTCCGCGCGCTGCCCGAGGCCGATCTGGCCGACACCGCCGCCCAGGTCGAGTTCTGGCGGCTGGACAACGAACGCCTGGCCGCCCGGTGCCTGCTCCACGAGGCCGCGGCCCGGGTGTGGGACGAGGTCACGACGGCGGGCTCGGCCCGGCCGGAGACCCGCGCGCGGTTCGCCGGCGCGGTCCAGCACTCCCAGCGCGTCGCGGAGCGGGTCGTCGACGGCGCCTACCGGCTGGCCGGAGCGGCGGCCCTGCGCGACGAGCACCCGCTGCAGCGGCTGTGGCGGGACGTGCACGCCGCCGGGGCGCACCTGGCCTTCGGGCTGGTCACCGAGCGCCGGATGGCCCGCGTCTGCTACCTGGGAGACCACTCGATGCAGTACATGATCTGA
- a CDS encoding MFS transporter — protein MILLAACLAQFMTVLDVSVVNVALPAIQDALGFGDSGLTWVANGYSLAFGGCLLLGGRCADLFGHRRVFLAGVAVFGAASLLAGAAPGPGWLVAARVLQGLGGAVLSPATLAIVTTTFTGERARRSALGTWSAVGAVGGAAGGLLGGALVRWAGWRWIFLINVPIALAIGVIAVLFLARTGGARERPRLDVVGAALATGALVSLVYGATRLQDGGAAYLPFLLAIGLFAAFVRTERRSAAPLVPPGTLLRRPGLTINLTMAVLGCVAFTTWYFGALFLQRVAGLDAWHTGLAFLPQAACIIAGARLAGRLPGRIPPKRIVLAGTVCVVAGLGWYSTVDAGSAALTGVVPPGMLVTFGLGLSFGPLAALATGAAAEGDTGLAAGLLSTFRQIGAALGLAGLAWVAHARSSGLTASGTPAAAAEAAGFGRAFLVAAVLAAAATALAAAIPGGERRG, from the coding sequence CTGATCCTGCTGGCGGCCTGCCTCGCCCAGTTCATGACGGTGCTCGACGTCTCGGTCGTGAACGTGGCGCTGCCGGCCATCCAGGACGCTCTCGGCTTCGGCGACAGCGGCCTGACCTGGGTGGCCAACGGCTACAGCCTCGCCTTCGGCGGCTGCCTCCTGCTGGGCGGCCGCTGCGCGGACCTGTTCGGGCACCGGCGCGTGTTCCTGGCCGGCGTGGCCGTGTTCGGCGCGGCCAGCCTGCTCGCGGGGGCGGCGCCCGGGCCCGGCTGGCTGGTGGCGGCCCGCGTCCTGCAGGGCCTCGGCGGCGCGGTGCTGTCCCCGGCGACGCTGGCCATCGTGACGACGACGTTCACCGGCGAGCGCGCCCGGCGCAGCGCACTGGGGACGTGGTCGGCGGTCGGCGCGGTCGGCGGCGCGGCGGGCGGCCTGCTGGGCGGCGCGCTGGTGCGGTGGGCGGGCTGGCGGTGGATCTTCCTGATCAACGTGCCGATCGCGCTGGCGATCGGCGTCATCGCGGTGCTGTTCCTGGCCCGCACCGGCGGCGCACGGGAACGGCCGCGCCTCGACGTCGTGGGGGCGGCGCTGGCGACCGGAGCGCTGGTCTCGCTGGTGTACGGCGCCACCCGCCTCCAGGACGGCGGCGCGGCGTACCTGCCGTTCCTGCTGGCGATCGGGCTGTTCGCGGCGTTCGTCCGGACCGAGCGGCGCTCCGCGGCGCCCCTGGTCCCGCCGGGCACCCTGCTGCGGCGGCCGGGGCTGACGATCAACCTGACGATGGCGGTCCTCGGCTGCGTGGCGTTCACGACGTGGTACTTCGGGGCGCTGTTCCTGCAGCGGGTGGCGGGTCTCGACGCGTGGCACACGGGTCTGGCGTTCCTCCCCCAGGCGGCGTGCATCATCGCCGGCGCCCGCCTCGCCGGCCGGCTGCCGGGCCGGATCCCGCCGAAGCGGATCGTGCTGGCGGGCACGGTGTGCGTCGTGGCGGGGCTGGGCTGGTATTCCACTGTGGACGCGGGCAGTGCGGCGCTGACCGGGGTGGTGCCGCCGGGGATGCTGGTGACGTTCGGCCTCGGGCTGTCGTTCGGCCCGCTGGCGGCCTTGGCCACGGGGGCGGCGGCCGAGGGCGACACGGGGCTGGCGGCGGGTTTGCTGAGCACGTTCCGCCAGATCGGGGCGGCGTTGGGACTGGCCGGGCTGGCGTGGGTCGCCCACGCGCGTTCTTCCGGGCTCACGGCATCGGGGACACCGGCGGCGGCCGCGGAGGCGGCGGGGTTCGGCCGGGCGTTCCTGGTGGCGGCGGTACTGGCCGCTGCAGCCACGGCCCTTGCGGCGGCGATCCCGGGAGGTGAGCGGAGGGGGTGA
- a CDS encoding MerR family transcriptional regulator produces the protein MTTRPEPEVTDRASWWTTGQIATAIGVSPVVLRAWDSRYGVGPARRGPGGQRFYGPRELQRLRRMSALVNQGVRAGTAAGLVLSEAVTPAQSRLRADEIDQAAAAIDLPALAVLLDELLAGHGTIAAWVDVLAPVLRRQGERWRAGERAFAAEWALAGAISAALQRHVVGAPPPSGERPVLLACCATERHPLPLQVLATVLREAGIPVVFLGEMVAPDVLVRTAVRIEPVLVLLWSMTPYTADAPLLAELARRGVPVRAAGPGWYPVGGRNGPVLNGLRVALREASARAGRVWP, from the coding sequence GTGACGACCAGACCGGAACCGGAGGTCACCGACCGGGCCTCCTGGTGGACGACGGGGCAGATCGCCACCGCGATCGGGGTCTCGCCCGTCGTGCTGCGCGCGTGGGACAGCCGCTACGGCGTCGGGCCCGCCCGGCGCGGGCCCGGCGGGCAGCGGTTCTACGGGCCGCGCGAGCTGCAGCGGCTGCGCCGGATGAGCGCGCTGGTGAACCAGGGCGTCCGGGCCGGGACCGCGGCCGGGCTGGTCCTCTCCGAGGCCGTCACCCCCGCGCAGTCGCGGCTGCGGGCCGACGAGATCGACCAAGCCGCCGCCGCCATCGACCTCCCCGCGCTGGCCGTCCTGCTCGACGAGCTGCTGGCCGGGCACGGCACGATCGCCGCCTGGGTCGACGTCCTGGCGCCGGTGCTGCGCCGTCAGGGGGAGCGGTGGCGGGCCGGGGAAAGGGCCTTCGCGGCCGAATGGGCGCTGGCCGGGGCGATCTCGGCGGCGCTGCAGCGGCACGTCGTCGGCGCCCCGCCGCCCTCGGGCGAGCGGCCGGTGCTGCTGGCCTGCTGCGCGACCGAGCGGCACCCGCTGCCGCTCCAGGTGCTCGCGACGGTGCTGCGGGAAGCCGGCATCCCGGTGGTGTTCCTCGGCGAGATGGTGGCGCCCGACGTCCTCGTGCGGACGGCCGTGCGGATCGAGCCGGTGCTCGTGCTGCTCTGGTCGATGACGCCCTACACCGCCGACGCCCCGCTGCTGGCCGAGCTGGCCCGCCGGGGCGTGCCGGTGCGCGCGGCCGGGCCGGGCTGGTACCCGGTCGGCGGCCGGAACGGGCCGGTGCTCAACGGCCTCCGGGTCGCTCTGCGGGAAGCTTCCGCGCGCGCCGGACGCGTGTGGCCCTGA